One window from the genome of Nicotiana sylvestris chromosome 9, ASM39365v2, whole genome shotgun sequence encodes:
- the LOC104248913 gene encoding 11S globulin seed storage protein Jug r 4-like, with amino-acid sequence MASSWLSFSLSFLLVLHGTFAQQRYQQQQGECQLNRLSPQEPTVRIQAEAGVTELWDPNNQQFQCAGVSLIRHVIQSRGMLLPSYVNTPLLAYVERGQGFYGIMQSGCPETFQSSQQLQQGERGAGSRFQDRHQRIGQFRQGDIIAFPAGAAHWVYNEGNEELVLVVLEDSSNNANQLGRTSRRFFIAGNPQQGQQQQQQGQYGARSLRREQFQSGNVFNGFDVQVLAEAFGVDQETAKRLQGQEDQRGHIVNIQQGLRVVRPPFSQEQEEREERQEQGQYGPRMNGIEETICSAKVRQNIDNPSRADIYNPHAGRFTTVNSLTLPILSFLRLSAARGVLYRDSIMAPHWVTNAHKVIYITRGESRIQIVDHRGQAVLDDRVRQGQVVVVPQNYAVVKHAETEGCEWVEFNTNDNAMINTLSGRTSAIRGLPVDVIANSYQISRDEARRLKFNREETLIFRSSGRARSSERVAAA; translated from the exons ATGGCTTCTAGCTGGCTCTCTTTCTCCTTGAGTTTCCTTCTGGTATTGCACGGTACCTTTGCTCAGCAGAGATACCAACAGCAGCAAGGCGAGTGCCAACTCAATAGACTTAGCCCTCAGGAACCCACCGTCCGCATTCAAGCCGAAGCTGGAGTCACTGAGTTATGGGACCCAAATAACCAGCAGTTCCAATGTGCTGGCGTCTCCCTAATTCGCCACGTCATCCAGTCTAGGGGAATGCTGTTGCCTTCTTATGTTAACACTCCCCTACTTGCCTATGTTGAACGAG GTCAGGGATTTTATGGCATCATGCAATCTGGATGCCCCGAAACATTCCAGTCATCCCAGCAATTGCAGCAAGGTGAAAGGGGTGCCGGTTCAAGATTCCAAGATCGCCACCAGAGGATTGGACAGTTTAGGCAGGGTGACATTATTGCCTTCCCTGCTGGAGCTGCTCACTGGGTTTATAACGAAGGAAATGAGGAGCTTGTTCTTGTTGTTCTTGAAGATAGCAGTAACAATGCCAACCAGCTTGGTCGAACTTCAAGG AGGTTCTTCATTGCTGGAAACCCACAACAAggacagcaacaacagcaacaggGACAATACGGTGCCCGCAGCTTGCGCAGGGAACAATTCCAATCAGGAAATGTTTTCAATGGCTTCGACGTACAGGTCTTGGCTGAGGCATTTGGCGTAGACCAGGAGACAGCCAAGAGACTTCAGGGACAGGAAGACCAGAGAGGACACATTGTAAACATTCAGCAAGGACTCAGAGTTGTGAGGCCACCATTCTCACAAGAACAAGAGGAGCGCGAGGAGAGACAAGAGCAAGGACAATACGGTCCTCGCATGAACGGAATTGAGGAAACCATCTGCTCCGCTAAAGTCAGGCAGAACATTGACAACCCCTCACGTGCTGATATCTACAACCCACATGCCGGACGATTCACCACCGTCAACAGCCTCACTCTGCCAATCCTCAGCTTCCTCCGTCTCAGTGCCGCTAGGGGAGTTCTCTACAGA GATTCAATCATGGCACCACACTGGGTCACCAATGCACACAAGGTAATCTACATAACAAGGGGAGAGTCAAGGATTCAGATTGTGGATCACAGAGGACAAGCAGTGTTAGATGACAGAGTCCGACAGGGACAGGTTGTGGTGGTTCCACAGAACTATGCCGTGGTGAAACACGCTGAGACCGAAGGCTGCGAGTGGGTAGAGTTCAACACCAATGACAATGCCATGATCAACACTTTGAGCGGCCGTACCTCAGCTATCCGAGGATTACCTGTAGATGTGATCGCCAATTCATACCAGATTTCAAGGGATGAGGCGAGGAGGCTGAAGTTCAACAGGGAGGAAACTCTTATCTTCCGCTCTTCAGGAAGAGCTCGCTCATCCGAGAGAGTTGCTGCTGCTTAA